The following coding sequences are from one Flavobacteriales bacterium window:
- a CDS encoding T9SS type A sorting domain-containing protein, which produces MKRIATLIAFVIAFVTFQTNTADAQCPGCTIDATCGVGVSPVAPALCPAVLPNGMQGVYYDENATFFMPRDFVDAASGQSVTLNTITVTSVTGMPQGLSYQCDQPGCAYTVTTDPLTQRGCVKMCGTPTVPGNYNIVISVVANVGTPIGTINQPTGFTIPLTIDPAPGGNCCFSFNPPSACGSLDVTYEGLLNFEPLQPTTYDWDFGNGNTSTSATPPVQSYTTPGDFYPELVTTVYNYVVTDIDFTAAGSNWCGDVEEISFLGVCQGSPDIYYTFTNGNQSVQSSAGSNSLSQSWTNQGLVLENNLLSFQFWDSDGTSADDNLGVFSLNVTSTGTFQFSTFVNGNQEGFGTVTIGTEVETVYTTTDTVSVFPIPAQPQLVFSPAQEVCVGDSILISGPAGPYQYQWKQAGSFISDSIAVWVNETDYYALLIIDTNYYCGIESDSALVQLFTNPLPPVIAYNSNTGNMEVTNNPNGYDVEWYVDGVVVQGETGDTLANVGVGPYAAIYLNGGLCASGQSTEYSLCLPASIQPLNNDTLCCGDMVTFDASGFEVNPFSTIAWAVTPQSAGPVTDQQSATMAGDNGQILSEYGPVVDFSRNCVSYADSVASGSYYVTPFAIENPNVTPLTYDTLQGCSPYAEICPALSAADDNWEIFPMVFTFPDNSTLNVNDAIAFGLPITQQLLDLAGGLPCLALTDLFRGNPNGVWTISVTNTGTTALDMSVPDFVVINSVDSCNLITEDETYLIEGVDVTANPGQTVTISFNIPPLPSNFPSVSPECSAFGEPILITFKDCFPELTNNLVITGIVSNPTLDFQNNYIYGNIDVTITGGTLPYTISWADGPTSEDRLNLQPGTYTINVEDANGLTASETFVLTGPYLGIEDLNRYGFSLGQSVPNPTTGNSLISFQSNIQDNFTFIVRDASGREVARMAVPAKQGENRILFDGSNLSSGLYTYSLSNGTNALTERMIINK; this is translated from the coding sequence ATGAAAAGAATAGCTACTCTTATTGCATTTGTAATTGCATTTGTCACGTTTCAAACGAACACGGCCGATGCTCAATGTCCTGGTTGTACCATCGATGCCACCTGCGGTGTTGGCGTAAGTCCTGTGGCACCGGCTTTATGTCCTGCCGTACTTCCAAATGGAATGCAAGGCGTTTATTATGATGAGAACGCTACCTTTTTCATGCCTCGGGATTTTGTGGACGCTGCTTCAGGACAGTCTGTAACGCTTAACACGATTACAGTTACCAGCGTAACAGGAATGCCGCAAGGTTTGAGTTATCAGTGCGATCAGCCAGGTTGTGCTTACACCGTTACCACCGATCCGCTAACTCAACGTGGCTGCGTTAAAATGTGTGGAACGCCAACGGTTCCTGGAAACTACAATATCGTTATTTCGGTTGTGGCCAATGTTGGTACGCCAATTGGAACGATCAATCAGCCAACAGGATTTACAATTCCATTGACCATTGATCCTGCACCGGGTGGCAACTGCTGCTTCAGTTTCAATCCTCCTTCTGCTTGCGGAAGTTTGGATGTGACTTACGAAGGGCTGTTGAATTTTGAGCCTTTGCAACCAACAACTTACGATTGGGATTTTGGAAATGGCAACACGTCTACAAGCGCAACTCCACCAGTTCAATCGTATACAACTCCAGGTGATTTTTATCCTGAGTTGGTAACGACCGTTTACAATTATGTAGTTACAGACATCGACTTTACAGCAGCAGGTTCAAACTGGTGTGGTGATGTTGAGGAAATTTCATTCCTAGGTGTTTGTCAGGGCTCGCCTGATATTTACTACACATTCACAAACGGAAACCAAAGCGTGCAGTCAAGTGCAGGAAGCAATAGCTTGTCGCAATCATGGACAAATCAGGGTCTGGTTCTTGAAAACAACCTTTTGTCGTTCCAATTCTGGGATTCTGACGGAACTTCTGCAGATGACAACCTCGGTGTTTTTTCGCTTAACGTCACGAGCACAGGCACCTTTCAGTTCAGCACATTCGTAAATGGTAATCAAGAAGGTTTCGGCACCGTTACTATCGGTACAGAAGTGGAAACGGTTTACACCACAACAGACACCGTTTCTGTTTTTCCAATTCCTGCTCAACCGCAGTTAGTTTTCAGTCCAGCTCAGGAGGTTTGTGTTGGAGATTCAATTCTGATTTCTGGTCCAGCAGGTCCGTATCAATATCAATGGAAACAGGCCGGTTCGTTTATTTCCGATTCAATTGCTGTTTGGGTTAACGAAACTGATTACTATGCTCTATTGATCATCGATACCAACTACTACTGTGGAATTGAATCAGATTCTGCACTTGTTCAATTATTCACAAATCCATTGCCTCCCGTCATTGCGTACAATAGTAACACGGGTAATATGGAGGTTACCAATAATCCGAATGGATATGACGTAGAATGGTATGTTGATGGCGTTGTGGTTCAGGGCGAAACAGGAGATACACTAGCGAATGTTGGTGTTGGCCCATATGCGGCTATTTACTTGAACGGTGGACTTTGCGCTTCAGGTCAGTCTACAGAATATTCTTTATGCCTGCCGGCTTCAATTCAACCACTCAATAATGACACACTTTGCTGTGGTGATATGGTGACTTTCGATGCGAGTGGCTTTGAAGTGAATCCTTTCAGCACAATTGCTTGGGCGGTAACACCTCAGTCTGCTGGTCCAGTAACAGATCAGCAAAGCGCCACGATGGCTGGAGATAATGGACAGATTTTATCTGAATATGGTCCAGTGGTTGATTTTTCGCGCAACTGCGTAAGCTACGCAGACAGCGTTGCTTCTGGAAGTTATTACGTAACGCCATTTGCAATTGAAAATCCGAACGTAACACCGCTGACTTACGATACACTTCAAGGATGTTCTCCTTATGCGGAAATATGCCCAGCATTAAGCGCTGCTGATGATAACTGGGAGATTTTTCCAATGGTTTTCACCTTCCCAGATAACTCAACGTTGAATGTGAATGATGCGATCGCATTCGGTCTTCCAATCACACAACAGTTACTTGATCTTGCTGGCGGACTTCCTTGTTTGGCACTGACGGATCTGTTCCGTGGTAATCCAAATGGCGTTTGGACAATCAGTGTGACGAACACCGGAACTACTGCGTTGGATATGTCGGTGCCAGATTTCGTTGTCATCAACTCTGTTGATAGTTGTAACCTTATTACTGAGGATGAAACCTATTTGATTGAAGGTGTTGACGTGACCGCCAATCCTGGTCAAACCGTGACTATCAGCTTCAATATTCCACCACTTCCAAGTAATTTTCCTTCTGTGAGCCCTGAGTGCTCTGCATTTGGCGAACCGATTTTGATCACGTTCAAGGATTGTTTCCCTGAATTGACCAACAACTTGGTTATTACCGGTATTGTCAGTAATCCAACCTTGGATTTCCAGAACAACTACATCTACGGAAACATCGATGTGACCATCACTGGAGGAACACTTCCTTACACTATTTCATGGGCTGATGGACCAACAAGCGAAGATCGATTGAACCTTCAACCAGGAACATACACGATCAATGTTGAGGATGCCAATGGATTAACAGCTTCTGAAACATTCGTGCTTACTGGACCATATCTTGGCATTGAAGATTTGAACCGTTATGGATTCTCCTTGGGGCAAAGCGTTCCAAATCCTACAACTGGAAATTCGCTGATCTCTTTTCAAAGCAACATTCAGGATAACTTCACATTCATTGTGCGCGATGCCTCAG